The uncultured Cohaesibacter sp. genome window below encodes:
- the poxB gene encoding ubiquinone-dependent pyruvate dehydrogenase translates to MTESIANFVARTLAEAGIKRIWGVTGDSLNGISDSLHRQKKIRWMGTRHEEAAAFAAGAEAQLTGELSVCAGSCGPGNLHLINGLFDCQRNHVPVLAIAAHIPSSEIGSGYFQETHPQELFKECSVYCELVSNPEQMPYVLELAMRNAILKKGVAVVVLPGDVALKPMPENVEVRWSKPALPVSLPPEEELDKLAAILNSAKRPTLLCGAGCAGAHDELIKLAETLKSPIVHALRGKEHVEWDNPYDVGMTGLIGFSSGYHAMENADTLVILGSGFPYRAFYPDNARIVQIDISPEALGAHTQIDLGLIGQVKPTLAALLPKLKVKSDDSFLKAAVKHYRKAREGLDDLAKPSGKNSDIHPQYLAKVIGEKASDNAIFTADVGTPTVWAARYLEMNGKRNLIGSFNHGSMANAMVQAIGAQAVCPDRQVIALCGDGGFSMLMGDIFTIRQLNLPVKMVVFHNRSLGFVAMEMKAGGYISDDTDLNDPDFVKIAEAIGIDGMRVDDDADLPAKVAEFLAKPGPGLLDVMVAKQELAMPPKIKVEHAKGFSVYMMRAILSGRGEELVELTKTNWLR, encoded by the coding sequence TGACTCCCTCAACGGCATCAGCGACAGCCTGCACCGCCAGAAGAAAATTCGCTGGATGGGCACCCGCCACGAGGAGGCTGCTGCCTTCGCTGCCGGTGCCGAAGCCCAACTGACCGGTGAGCTCTCCGTCTGCGCCGGGTCATGTGGTCCCGGCAACCTGCATCTGATCAACGGCCTGTTCGACTGCCAGCGCAATCACGTGCCGGTGCTGGCCATCGCCGCCCACATCCCTTCCTCGGAAATCGGTTCTGGCTATTTTCAGGAAACCCACCCGCAGGAACTGTTCAAGGAATGCAGCGTCTACTGCGAGCTGGTCAGCAACCCTGAACAGATGCCTTATGTGCTGGAACTGGCCATGCGCAACGCCATTCTGAAAAAGGGTGTCGCCGTGGTTGTTCTACCCGGTGACGTGGCGCTGAAGCCGATGCCGGAGAATGTCGAGGTCCGCTGGTCGAAGCCTGCTCTGCCGGTTTCCCTGCCACCGGAAGAGGAGCTGGACAAGCTGGCCGCCATCCTCAACAGTGCCAAACGTCCGACGCTGCTGTGTGGCGCAGGCTGTGCCGGTGCCCACGACGAGCTGATCAAGCTGGCCGAAACCCTCAAGTCGCCGATTGTCCACGCTCTGCGCGGCAAGGAACATGTGGAATGGGACAACCCCTATGATGTCGGCATGACCGGCCTCATCGGATTTTCTTCCGGCTATCACGCCATGGAAAATGCCGACACGCTGGTGATCCTTGGCTCCGGTTTCCCCTATCGCGCCTTCTATCCAGACAACGCCAGGATCGTACAGATTGACATCAGCCCTGAAGCACTTGGCGCCCATACCCAGATCGATCTGGGCCTCATCGGTCAGGTCAAGCCGACCCTTGCTGCCCTGCTGCCAAAGCTGAAGGTCAAGAGTGACGACAGTTTCCTCAAGGCTGCGGTCAAGCACTACCGCAAGGCACGGGAAGGCCTTGATGACCTTGCCAAGCCGAGCGGCAAGAACAGCGACATTCATCCGCAGTATCTGGCCAAGGTCATCGGTGAAAAGGCATCCGACAATGCAATCTTCACCGCCGATGTTGGCACGCCGACTGTCTGGGCGGCCCGCTATCTCGAAATGAACGGCAAGCGCAACCTGATCGGCTCCTTCAACCACGGCTCCATGGCCAACGCCATGGTGCAGGCCATCGGCGCGCAGGCTGTCTGCCCGGATCGTCAGGTGATCGCCCTGTGTGGTGACGGCGGCTTCTCGATGCTGATGGGTGACATTTTCACCATCCGTCAGCTCAATCTGCCGGTCAAGATGGTGGTCTTCCATAACCGGTCGCTAGGCTTCGTGGCCATGGAGATGAAAGCGGGCGGCTATATCTCCGACGATACGGATCTCAATGATCCGGATTTCGTCAAGATCGCCGAAGCCATCGGTATCGACGGCATGCGCGTGGATGACGACGCCGACCTGCCGGCCAAGGTCGCCGAATTCCTCGCCAAGCCGGGGCCGGGTCTGCTCGATGTGATGGTTGCCAAGCAGGAGCTTGCCATGCCGCCGAAAATCAAGGTGGAACATGCCAAGGGCTTCAGCGTCTATATGATGCGCGCCATCCTGTCAGGCCGCGGTGAAGAGCTGGTGGAACTGACCAAGACCAACTGGCTGCGCTGA
- a CDS encoding LrgB family protein has translation MSSSLNALWNHLSDSPLLYLTLTLIAYQIGLFLYQKSGKKPLVNPVLIAIVLLVAVLLITGTPYDRYFQGAHFLHFLLGPATVALAIPLYRQFEKVRKSALAIAISLLTGSAVSAVSSVLIAWALGGSEQSFLSLAPKSVTTPVSMGITEALGGVPSLTAVLVIITGILGASLGPTVLNIVRVKSWAARGLAIGTAAHGLGTARKLQVNEEAGAFSGLAMGLNALATAILLPIVWYWIF, from the coding sequence ATGTCTTCCTCCCTCAACGCGCTCTGGAACCATCTCAGCGACAGTCCGCTGCTCTATCTCACGCTGACCCTGATCGCCTATCAGATCGGCCTGTTCCTCTATCAGAAGTCCGGCAAGAAGCCGCTGGTCAATCCGGTTCTGATCGCCATTGTGCTGCTGGTCGCGGTGCTGCTGATCACTGGGACACCCTACGACCGCTATTTTCAGGGAGCGCACTTCCTGCATTTCCTGCTAGGTCCGGCAACGGTGGCGCTGGCCATTCCGCTCTACCGGCAGTTCGAGAAGGTACGCAAGTCGGCGCTGGCAATTGCCATCAGTCTGCTGACCGGCTCTGCCGTCTCGGCAGTGTCTTCGGTGCTGATTGCCTGGGCACTTGGCGGCTCCGAGCAATCCTTCCTGTCACTCGCCCCCAAGTCGGTGACTACACCGGTGTCGATGGGCATCACCGAGGCTCTGGGCGGAGTTCCGTCGCTGACCGCCGTGCTCGTCATCATCACGGGCATTCTGGGAGCGTCTCTCGGGCCGACCGTGCTCAACATCGTCCGCGTCAAGAGCTGGGCCGCGCGTGGCCTTGCCATCGGCACGGCAGCGCATGGCCTGGGCACGGCACGCAAGCTGCAGGTGAACGAGGAGGCAGGGGCCTTTTCCGGCCTCGCCATGGGGCTCAACGCGCTGGCCACGGCAATCCTTCTGCCTATTGTCTGGTACTGGATCTTCTGA
- a CDS encoding CidA/LrgA family protein — protein sequence MLFYLTVILLCQLFGEALVTFFGLPVPGPVIGMALMFVGLLIKGSVPDGLSVVGESLLSHMSLLFIPAGVGIMVNAELIRREFVPISVSLVISTLLCIAVTGLLMSWLTRNKSIGGYKE from the coding sequence GTGCTCTTCTATCTAACAGTCATACTACTCTGCCAGTTGTTCGGGGAAGCGCTGGTCACCTTCTTCGGCCTGCCCGTACCCGGCCCGGTCATCGGCATGGCGCTGATGTTTGTCGGGTTGCTGATCAAGGGCTCGGTTCCTGACGGATTGTCGGTCGTTGGCGAATCCCTTTTGTCACACATGTCATTGCTGTTCATTCCGGCCGGCGTCGGCATTATGGTGAATGCCGAGCTGATCCGGCGGGAATTTGTGCCCATATCGGTCTCGCTTGTCATCAGCACGCTGCTGTGCATCGCGGTTACCGGCCTGTTGATGAGCTGGCTGACGCGCAACAAGTCCATTGGCGGATACAAGGAATAG
- a CDS encoding M20/M25/M40 family metallo-hydrolase, which yields MNIDLLRRLCETPGVPGREHRIRALIEKEAEGLFDEIYTDAMGSLVCTRFPTTEQEEGAVPERILLLCHMDEIGFLVSHVSDKGFINIDPVGGFDPRTLFARRVLVCTKDGDFKGVMNPGGKGLHISTPEERKKLPEVTDFIIDLGFGEATKEKVKVGDYVVMDEPLLELGDKVVSKALDNRIACWLGIEVIRKLADAKVAHDCEITVAFTAQEEVGLRGARTASFGVAPDVVIGVDTTLSCDTPGTPEKDTITTQGKGVGIDIKDGSFIADIDLVEELEAVAAEKDIPVQRFILARGGQDGAAGQQAGSGTKAAAIGVGTRYIHTVCEMIDKTDIQSAKDLLVAYLGKH from the coding sequence ATGAACATTGATCTTCTCCGTCGCCTTTGCGAAACCCCCGGTGTCCCGGGCCGCGAGCATCGCATCCGCGCCCTGATTGAAAAAGAGGCCGAAGGCCTCTTTGACGAAATCTATACCGATGCCATGGGCTCGCTCGTCTGCACCCGGTTTCCGACCACCGAGCAGGAAGAAGGCGCCGTGCCTGAACGGATCCTGCTGCTCTGCCACATGGACGAGATCGGCTTTCTCGTCAGCCACGTGTCCGACAAGGGCTTTATCAATATCGACCCGGTCGGCGGCTTCGACCCGCGCACCCTGTTTGCCCGCCGCGTGCTGGTCTGCACCAAGGACGGCGACTTCAAGGGCGTCATGAACCCGGGCGGCAAGGGCCTGCACATCTCGACCCCGGAAGAACGCAAGAAGCTTCCTGAAGTCACCGATTTCATCATCGACCTCGGCTTCGGCGAAGCCACCAAGGAAAAGGTCAAGGTCGGCGACTATGTCGTCATGGACGAACCGCTGCTCGAGTTGGGCGACAAGGTCGTCTCCAAGGCCCTCGACAACCGCATCGCCTGCTGGCTCGGGATCGAAGTGATCCGTAAGCTGGCTGACGCCAAGGTTGCGCATGACTGCGAGATTACCGTCGCCTTCACCGCGCAGGAAGAGGTTGGCCTTCGCGGGGCTCGCACCGCCAGCTTCGGCGTTGCTCCGGACGTGGTTATCGGCGTGGACACCACCCTGTCCTGTGACACTCCGGGCACCCCGGAAAAAGACACCATCACCACCCAGGGCAAGGGCGTCGGGATCGACATCAAGGACGGCTCCTTCATCGCCGACATTGATCTGGTTGAAGAGCTGGAAGCTGTGGCCGCTGAAAAAGATATTCCGGTACAGCGTTTCATTCTGGCCCGTGGCGGTCAGGATGGGGCAGCCGGACAGCAGGCCGGGTCCGGCACCAAGGCTGCTGCCATTGGCGTTGGCACCCGCTACATCCACACTGTCTGCGAGATGATCGACAAGACCGACATCCAGTCCGCCAAGGACCTGCTGGTCGCCTATCTCGGCAAGCACTGA
- a CDS encoding J domain-containing protein — MRDPYSVLGVSKSADEREIKSAFRKLAKKYHPDQNQSDPKAQEKFAEINQAYEIVGDKQKRGKYDRGEIDAEGKEKFQGFAGGGNPFGGSRNPFGGGGGGNPFGGGGAAEDIFSEIFGNMAGGGRRAGGNPFGAGADPFGGGAHHGGHHRAQPQKGQDAEAKLSVTLEDLVSGEKRRVHLPTGKTLDMAVPKGVKDGQTIRMKGQGFESRTGPAGDALVTIQILPHKLFTVEDNNVRLDLPLTLYEAVLGTKIRIPTLEGKGEIKIPAGMSSGKSLRLKGKGLPDRDGNRGDLLVTAKIILPEGSDPGLRALMEDWQDTRPYRPRGPEFG, encoded by the coding sequence ATGAGAGATCCATACAGCGTGCTTGGGGTGTCCAAGTCGGCGGATGAGCGCGAAATCAAGAGCGCTTTTCGCAAGCTTGCGAAGAAATACCACCCCGATCAGAACCAGAGCGATCCCAAAGCTCAGGAAAAGTTTGCCGAAATCAATCAGGCCTACGAGATTGTAGGTGACAAGCAAAAGCGTGGAAAATATGACCGCGGCGAAATTGACGCCGAGGGCAAGGAGAAATTCCAGGGTTTTGCTGGTGGCGGAAACCCGTTCGGTGGTAGTCGCAATCCGTTTGGCGGTGGAGGGGGCGGCAATCCCTTCGGCGGAGGTGGCGCGGCTGAAGACATTTTCAGCGAGATTTTCGGCAACATGGCCGGTGGCGGACGTCGGGCTGGCGGCAACCCGTTTGGCGCGGGAGCCGATCCGTTTGGCGGCGGCGCCCATCATGGTGGCCATCATCGCGCCCAGCCTCAAAAGGGGCAGGATGCGGAAGCTAAGCTGAGCGTGACGCTGGAAGACCTTGTCTCCGGCGAGAAGCGTCGTGTGCATCTGCCAACCGGCAAGACATTGGACATGGCTGTGCCCAAGGGCGTCAAGGATGGTCAGACCATCCGCATGAAGGGGCAGGGCTTTGAAAGCCGCACCGGTCCGGCCGGCGATGCTCTGGTGACGATCCAGATTCTGCCACACAAGCTGTTCACGGTGGAAGACAACAACGTCCGCCTCGATCTGCCGCTGACGCTCTATGAAGCCGTCCTGGGCACCAAGATCCGCATTCCGACCCTTGAGGGCAAGGGCGAGATCAAGATCCCGGCCGGCATGAGCTCGGGCAAAAGTTTGCGTTTGAAGGGCAAGGGATTGCCCGACAGGGACGGTAATCGTGGCGATCTGCTGGTCACAGCCAAGATCATCCTGCCGGAAGGCTCCGATCCGGGCCTCAGGGCGCTGATGGAAGACTGGCAGGACACCCGGCCTTACCGCCCGCGCGGACCGGAATTCGGCTAA
- a CDS encoding RES domain-containing protein, giving the protein MPFDAPVVTATAGTPFVEVVGVFYRAIDPAFREFAIAGSRTAGRYSRSDQPTLYLSSSPAGVAAAMIAHKKERSENLSLVSVHVSASRIVDLRDEAARTAAGIALEDATASWQDVVAEGGSPRSWNVRGQLEAIGAEGLIDPSRKEPGLWHLVLFAWNRDGAARIDLLD; this is encoded by the coding sequence ATGCCTTTTGACGCGCCTGTGGTAACGGCAACAGCCGGAACACCTTTTGTTGAGGTCGTCGGGGTTTTTTATCGTGCCATCGACCCGGCTTTCAGGGAGTTTGCCATTGCAGGCTCCAGAACCGCCGGACGATATTCCCGCTCCGATCAGCCAACACTCTATCTGAGTTCATCCCCTGCGGGGGTTGCTGCGGCCATGATCGCGCACAAGAAAGAGCGGAGCGAAAATTTGTCGCTGGTTTCGGTGCATGTCTCGGCAAGCAGGATTGTGGATCTGCGCGATGAAGCCGCCAGAACCGCCGCCGGGATTGCGCTTGAGGATGCGACGGCCTCCTGGCAGGACGTCGTCGCCGAAGGTGGAAGTCCGCGCTCGTGGAACGTCAGGGGCCAGCTTGAAGCAATCGGTGCCGAGGGCCTGATCGATCCATCCCGCAAGGAGCCAGGCCTTTGGCATCTGGTGCTCTTTGCCTGGAACCGCGATGGTGCTGCCCGCATCGATCTGTTGGATTGA
- a CDS encoding cation:proton antiporter has protein sequence MDLHLLFLSLGGILLVGLVTDELGRRTRLPRVTLLILFGVIIGPSGLDLLPDQFEEWYEILSATALTMVAFLLGGHLSLASLRRRGKIILVVSAVVVVLTALITWGGLIVLGSSFLMAILLAGIGTATDPAASQDVIRQTGAKGPFAKALLGIVAIDDAWGLIVFSLLLVIAKAVSGGGFDDILWNAVRELGGAVLVGGMIGFPASYLSGRIRPGEPMQLEAVGLVFLCAGFAIWLDVSFLLSGMIAGFIIVNFAHHHNRPFHEIEHIEWPFMVFFFVLAGASLQVAGVADIGLVGMGYIALRILGRLIGGWIGCRLAGCLTCHRRWIGLALMPQAGVALGMALVAQDHFPAIGHQLLAITIGTTIIFEVFGPILTLIALKKVGEAK, from the coding sequence ATGGACCTGCATCTCCTGTTTCTCTCTCTTGGCGGAATCCTGCTTGTCGGACTGGTTACGGATGAACTTGGCCGACGGACACGTCTGCCGCGTGTCACTCTGCTCATCCTGTTCGGAGTCATCATCGGCCCATCGGGGCTGGATCTGCTCCCCGACCAGTTCGAAGAATGGTATGAAATCCTTTCCGCCACAGCCCTGACGATGGTTGCCTTTCTGCTTGGCGGCCATCTCTCGCTCGCGTCTCTGCGCCGGCGCGGCAAGATCATTCTTGTGGTATCGGCGGTCGTGGTGGTGCTGACGGCGTTGATAACATGGGGAGGCCTCATCGTCCTTGGCTCATCCTTTCTCATGGCAATCCTGCTCGCCGGGATCGGCACCGCCACCGATCCGGCAGCGTCTCAGGATGTCATTCGCCAAACCGGTGCAAAGGGTCCGTTCGCCAAGGCCCTGCTGGGCATTGTTGCCATCGATGACGCATGGGGACTGATCGTCTTCAGCCTCCTTCTGGTCATAGCCAAGGCGGTGTCCGGCGGCGGCTTCGATGACATTCTCTGGAACGCGGTGCGCGAGCTGGGCGGCGCGGTATTGGTCGGCGGCATGATCGGCTTTCCGGCGTCCTATCTCTCCGGACGCATCCGCCCCGGTGAACCAATGCAGTTGGAAGCGGTCGGGCTGGTGTTTCTCTGCGCGGGGTTTGCCATCTGGCTTGACGTTTCCTTCCTGCTGTCCGGGATGATCGCTGGCTTCATCATCGTCAATTTCGCCCACCACCACAATCGTCCCTTCCATGAGATCGAGCATATCGAATGGCCGTTCATGGTGTTCTTCTTCGTGCTCGCAGGGGCATCACTGCAGGTGGCCGGGGTCGCCGATATCGGCCTTGTGGGGATGGGCTATATCGCGCTGAGAATACTGGGACGGCTCATCGGGGGCTGGATCGGATGTCGGCTGGCCGGTTGCCTCACCTGTCACAGGCGCTGGATCGGGCTGGCACTGATGCCGCAAGCGGGGGTGGCGCTTGGAATGGCACTGGTGGCACAGGATCATTTCCCCGCCATCGGGCACCAACTGCTGGCCATCACCATCGGCACGACCATCATTTTCGAGGTCTTCGGCCCCATCCTGACCCTCATCGCCCTCAAGAAGGTTGGCGAGGCGAAGTAG
- a CDS encoding 2-hydroxyacid dehydrogenase has protein sequence MKPDVLVLVPLRPDQQAQLDATYTIHRLDQADDKAALLAAVSDKILAVVTNGGRGITRVEVENLPNLKIVSSSGVGYDAIDVDACSEHGVKVTNTPDVLTDDVADMAVALFLAVRREMIKGDAYVRDGSWVNKGAMPLTRSIRGKKVGIAGLGRIGKAIAARLEPMGVELAYNGRHEQSDVSYHYMGDIVAMAAWADVLIAAMPGGASTEGIISREVLEALGPEGSFINIARGSVVDEAALIDCLGTGSLGSAGLDVFLNEPKSDPAFNSLPNVVLHPHNASGTIETRGAMSQLVVDNLAAHFAGKPLLTPVN, from the coding sequence ATGAAACCGGACGTTCTTGTTCTCGTTCCCCTACGCCCAGACCAGCAGGCGCAGTTGGATGCCACCTATACGATCCATCGCCTTGATCAGGCAGACGACAAGGCTGCCCTTCTGGCAGCTGTCAGCGACAAGATTCTCGCAGTCGTCACCAACGGCGGACGTGGCATCACCCGCGTGGAGGTCGAAAATCTGCCCAATCTCAAGATCGTCTCCTCCTCGGGCGTTGGCTATGACGCCATCGACGTGGATGCCTGCAGCGAGCATGGGGTCAAGGTGACCAACACCCCCGATGTGTTGACCGATGACGTGGCCGACATGGCTGTTGCCCTGTTTCTGGCCGTGCGTCGCGAGATGATCAAGGGTGATGCCTATGTGCGCGACGGGTCGTGGGTGAACAAGGGCGCCATGCCGCTCACCCGTTCCATCCGTGGCAAGAAGGTCGGCATCGCCGGTCTTGGCCGCATCGGCAAGGCCATCGCCGCCCGACTCGAACCTATGGGCGTTGAACTTGCCTATAATGGACGCCACGAGCAGAGCGACGTTTCCTATCACTATATGGGCGATATCGTCGCCATGGCCGCGTGGGCCGATGTGCTGATTGCGGCCATGCCCGGTGGCGCCTCGACGGAAGGCATAATCAGCCGCGAAGTGCTGGAAGCGCTGGGCCCGGAAGGCAGTTTCATCAACATTGCCCGCGGCAGTGTGGTAGATGAAGCCGCCCTTATCGACTGCCTCGGAACAGGAAGCCTCGGCAGCGCCGGGCTCGACGTCTTCCTCAATGAACCCAAGTCCGATCCGGCCTTCAACAGCCTCCCCAATGTGGTCCTGCATCCGCACAACGCCTCAGGCACCATAGAGACACGGGGCGCTATGTCCCAGTTGGTCGTCGACAATCTCGCCGCCCATTTCGCGGGCAAGCCCCTGCTGACACCGGTCAACTGA
- a CDS encoding 5'-methylthioadenosine/S-adenosylhomocysteine nucleosidase (Enables the cleavage of the glycosidic bond in both 5'-methylthioadenosine and S-adenosylhomocysteine), which yields MDYELKTVAGKRILYVMAVDAEYGDHLRERIVPLMTGVGPVESAIVVASFLARLSATGQKPDLVVSLGSAGSANLEQTEVYQATFISYRDMDTSPLGFEKGKTPFVDLPVKVPMPFHIPGVKEATLSTGGNIVSGSAYDSIDADMVDMESFAVLRACMLHDVPMIGLRGISDGKKELTHVNDWKEYLHVVDANLAKVVSTLEQAIEDGAIRL from the coding sequence ATGGATTATGAACTCAAGACCGTCGCGGGCAAGCGCATTCTCTATGTCATGGCGGTAGACGCCGAATATGGCGACCATCTGCGCGAAAGGATCGTGCCGCTGATGACCGGAGTCGGTCCGGTGGAGTCTGCGATCGTGGTGGCGTCGTTCCTTGCCAGACTGTCGGCAACCGGCCAGAAGCCGGATCTGGTGGTCTCGCTCGGCTCGGCCGGCTCGGCCAATCTGGAGCAGACAGAAGTCTATCAGGCAACCTTCATCAGCTATCGCGACATGGACACCTCGCCACTTGGCTTCGAGAAGGGCAAAACGCCCTTTGTCGATCTGCCCGTCAAGGTGCCGATGCCGTTCCATATTCCCGGCGTCAAGGAAGCGACGCTTTCAACCGGCGGCAATATCGTGTCTGGCTCGGCCTATGACAGCATCGATGCGGACATGGTGGATATGGAGAGCTTTGCGGTGCTGCGGGCCTGCATGCTGCATGATGTGCCGATGATCGGCCTGCGCGGCATTTCCGATGGCAAGAAGGAGCTGACCCACGTCAACGACTGGAAGGAATATCTCCATGTCGTCGATGCCAATCTGGCCAAGGTCGTCTCGACGCTGGAGCAGGCAATAGAGGATGGCGCGATCAGACTCTGA
- a CDS encoding NAD(P)-dependent oxidoreductase: MKCLIVQPVHEEGLDLLRQNGIEPVICPDPSMSTVASLVPGCEAVITRDAGFKEEAFAAADILKVVVVHGAGHDAVDKESATRHGVLVCNTPGANAQSVSELALGLALAAARLLPAADREERAGKFGFRNRNKTVELQGKTALVVGWGHTGSRLGKMLRGALDMRVLVHSPRASDIGDFERASSLEAGLAEADLISLHTPFRPETRHMINRQSLALTKPGAILVNTARAGLVDEDALLEALNSGHLFAAGLDVYQDDAPQGALGQSDRVIFAPHLGGATEEAMRRIAVASVQNVLTALSGKRPATSLNLG, from the coding sequence ATGAAATGTCTAATCGTACAGCCTGTCCATGAGGAAGGCCTAGACCTGTTGCGACAGAACGGGATCGAGCCCGTGATCTGTCCTGATCCATCCATGTCCACCGTCGCTTCGCTGGTGCCGGGCTGCGAAGCCGTCATCACGCGCGATGCGGGCTTCAAGGAAGAGGCCTTTGCTGCCGCCGACATCCTCAAGGTGGTTGTCGTGCATGGTGCCGGGCATGATGCTGTCGACAAGGAATCAGCCACCCGCCACGGTGTGCTGGTCTGCAACACCCCGGGCGCCAATGCGCAGTCGGTTTCCGAGCTGGCCCTTGGGTTGGCGCTGGCCGCGGCCCGTCTGCTTCCCGCAGCAGACAGGGAAGAGCGAGCCGGAAAATTCGGTTTCCGCAACCGCAACAAGACCGTTGAACTGCAGGGCAAGACCGCATTGGTGGTCGGCTGGGGTCATACCGGCTCGCGCCTTGGCAAGATGTTGCGCGGCGCCCTCGACATGAGGGTTCTGGTGCATTCGCCAAGGGCCAGCGATATCGGCGACTTCGAACGCGCCAGCTCTCTGGAAGCAGGACTTGCAGAGGCTGATCTCATCTCCCTGCACACCCCGTTCCGTCCCGAAACCCGCCACATGATCAACCGGCAGAGCCTGGCACTGACCAAGCCGGGAGCCATTCTGGTCAACACAGCCCGGGCCGGACTGGTGGACGAGGATGCTCTGCTGGAAGCTCTCAACTCTGGCCATCTGTTTGCGGCCGGCCTCGATGTCTATCAGGATGACGCTCCACAGGGCGCGCTCGGGCAGTCGGATCGCGTGATCTTTGCGCCTCATCTAGGGGGCGCCACCGAAGAAGCCATGCGCCGGATCGCCGTTGCCTCGGTGCAAAATGTGCTGACCGCTCTCTCCGGCAAGCGCCCGGCCACCAGTCTCAATCTGGGATAA
- a CDS encoding HAD-IA family hydrolase, protein MNKLDLDRIQCVIFDLDGTLVDSEILSLQGYCDTVPDLDWDVNYMVANLRGVQFHKIVEAMEGRVGHKLADDYETTYRAHVAELFEAGLKAYPDVLDVVPALKIAKCIASAGPIKKMRHSLGLTGILPYFEGRLFSSYDVKLWKPDPGLFLYAAKSMGFAPENCLVVEDSEVGIEAAQRAGMQHMLHVPEGHEVYEGYDGAVLYRYRDLPLS, encoded by the coding sequence ATGAACAAGCTGGACCTTGACCGCATTCAATGCGTCATCTTCGATCTGGACGGCACCCTGGTCGATAGTGAAATCCTGAGCCTGCAAGGCTATTGTGACACGGTGCCCGATCTGGACTGGGACGTGAACTATATGGTCGCCAACCTGCGCGGCGTACAGTTTCACAAGATTGTCGAAGCCATGGAAGGTCGGGTCGGCCACAAGCTGGCAGATGATTATGAAACCACCTACCGTGCCCATGTGGCAGAGCTGTTCGAAGCCGGGCTGAAGGCCTATCCGGATGTGCTGGATGTGGTCCCGGCCCTCAAGATTGCCAAATGCATCGCCTCGGCGGGCCCCATCAAGAAGATGCGCCACTCGCTGGGCCTCACGGGCATTCTGCCGTATTTTGAAGGTCGTCTGTTCAGCTCGTATGATGTGAAACTCTGGAAACCGGATCCGGGCCTCTTCCTCTATGCTGCGAAATCCATGGGCTTTGCGCCGGAAAACTGTCTGGTGGTCGAGGACAGCGAAGTCGGCATTGAAGCAGCCCAGCGTGCCGGCATGCAGCACATGCTTCATGTGCCGGAAGGCCACGAGGTCTATGAAGGCTATGACGGTGCCGTGCTGTATCGCTATCGCGACCTGCCCCTGAGCTGA